A part of Kryptolebias marmoratus isolate JLee-2015 linkage group LG8, ASM164957v2, whole genome shotgun sequence genomic DNA contains:
- the znf512b gene encoding zinc finger protein 512B isoform X6, which yields MGTSSRGGSMCDEQADGKRKGRPKTEAQELRNIPAHLIVQWKEEFKRRSRVKCPCSGCWLEFPSIYGVKYHYQRCQGPTVAEKLSHGCPYCEAVFATKVRLEKHKLWNHPDKVSKEPKEEQPKLHSIPDKFNTKKRPMENSPPSPVFFKVKKTHEVSTPSQNGELAHQRSERRQHIQSQPSQQIHQSQPVQQQSQSQSTSSDAGGSESEGGSLPSSFHDEDPERMRHRRKQKTPKKFTGEQPSISGTFGLKGMTKVEEKLKAGRVKRSEGCGFSEEPQRRPASSQSSKKEPATANSGGVSDTQWQRTISERGEVVCPTCSIVTRKTIHGLKKHMEICQKLQDALKCQQCQKQFRSKAGLNYHTMAEHSTKPSGSEGQTGNEHKERERLRRVLKQMGRIKCPSEGCSAHFSSLIGYQYHQQRCGRDFSDDEQPVFLCQHCGKSYRSKAGRDYHVRTEHPPAITATTATNNYKDNVTDTNNNTGKDRISCCSFKAVSEESAPGGKRKEQNPPERRDWQEKTPSSQSKEKELDKEREREQEREKAAQLKSQEDFERTPSGRVRRQSAQVAVFHLQEIAEDELAKDWGTKRRIKDDLVPDSKRLNYTRPGLPNFSPELLETWKNQVKEKGFICCTNTNCEAVYSSVSGLKAHLANCSQGGGEMGKYTCLICQKEFNSESGVKYHISKTHSQNWFRAATSQMVSGNKSKVLDNDGIKAEVRNGATTGKKRGRKPKERPLVDEPLQTKPEALATAQNSAPPTVTPPSGSAQPPASISDPTDSDSPVQNRQPVPSATRRSKPKRISLPE from the exons ATGGGGACGTCTTCACGCGGAG GTTCAATGTGTGATGAACAAGCGGACGGGAAGAGGAAAGGTCGGCCTAAAACGGAAGCGCAGGAGCTGAGAAACATCCCT GCCCATTTGATAGTACAATGGAAGGAAGAGTTTAAGCGCCGATCCAGGGTTAAATGTCCGTGCTCGGGATGTTGGTTAGAGTTTCCCAGCATCTATGGCGTCAAGTACCACTATCAGCGCTGCCAGGGG CCCACTGTAGCTGAGAAGCTGAGTCATGGCTGTCCTTACTGTGAAGCAGTGTTTGCTACAAAAGTGCGGCTGGAGAAGCACAAGTTGTGGAATCACCCAGACAAGGTTAGCAAGGAGCCCAAGGAAGAGCAGCCTAAGCTTCATTCGATTCCTGACAAGttcaacacaaagaaaag GCCCATGGAGAACAGTCCTCCCTCTCCGGTGTTCTTCAAAGTGAAAAAGACTCACGAGGTGTCTACGCCCTCCCAGAATGGAGAACTGGCCCACCAGAGGAGCGAGAGGAGACAGCACATCCAGAGCCAGCCTTCACAGCAGATTCATCAGTCCCAGCCAGTTCAGCAGCAGTCGCAGTCCCAAAGCACATCATCCGACGCAGGAGGAAGCGAAAGTGAGGGGGGCAGCCTTCCCTCTTCTTTTCACGACGAAGACCCAGAGCGAATGAGGCACA GGCGGAAACAAAAAACCCCTAAGAAATTCACCGGCGAGCAGCCGTCCATTTCTGGAACGTTTGGATTAAAAG GCATGACTAAGGtggaggagaagctgaaggCAGGTCGCGTGAAAAGATCCGAGGGATGCGGTTTCAGTGAGGAGCCTCAGAGAAGACCTGCGTCGAGTCAGTCGTCCAAGAAGGAGCCAGCCACAGCGAACTCCG GTGGAGTTTCAGACACTCAGTGGCAGCGAACAATCTCAGAGCGAGGTGAAGTGGTGTGTCCAACCTGCTCCATTGTCACGAGGAAAACAATTCATGGCCTCAAGAAACACATGGAGATCTGCCAAAAG CTCCAGGATGCCCTGAAGTGCCAGCAGTGCCAGAAACAGTTCAGGTCCAAGGCCGGCCTCAACTACCACACCATGGCTGAGCACAGCACCAAG CCCTCAGGGAGCGAAGGCCAGACAGGCAACGAACACAAGGAGAGAGAACGGCTGCGCCGAGTGCTCAAACAGATGGGGCGAATCAAGTGTCCTAGTGAG gGCTGTTCAGCCCATTTTTCCAGTCTGATAGGCTACCAGTATCACCAGCAGCGTTGTGGAAGAGACTTTTCTGACGATGAGCAGCCTGTGTTTCTGTGCCAGCACTGTGGAAAAAGCTACCGCTCCAAGGCAGGCCGAGACTACCACGTACGCACCGAACACCCCCCGGCCATCACCGCCACCACAGCCACCAACAACTACAAGGACAACGTCACTGACACCAACAACAACACCGGCAAGGACAGG ATCTCCTGCTGTTCTTTTAAGGCGGTTTCTGAGGAGTCTGCACCAGGAGGCAAGAGGAAGGAGCAAAACCCACCTGAGAGGAGGGATTGGCAGGAAAAGACACCGTCCAGCCAGTCCAAAGAGAAGGAGCTGGACAAGGAAAGGGAGAGAGAGCAGGAGAGGGAGAAAGCAGCACAACTAAAGAGCCAAGAGGACTTTGAAAGGACCCCCAGTGGCCGAGTGAGGCGGCAGTCGGCTCAGGTGGCAGTGTTCCACCTGCAGGAGATCGCAGAGGACGAGCTGGCCAAAGACTGGGGCACCAAGCGACGCATCAAGGACGACCTGGTGCCTGACAGCAAGAGG TTAAACTACACTCGTCCTGGCCTCCCCAACTTCAGTCCAGAGCTACTAGAGACTTGGAAAAACCAAGTCAAGGAGAAAGGCTTCatctgctgcacaaacaca AATTGTGAAGCTGTTTATTCCAGCGTGTCCGGATTAAAAGCTCACCTTGCCAACTGCAGCcag GGCGGAGGTGAAATGGGGAAGTACACGTGTCTGATCTGTCAGAAGGAGTTTAACTCAGAGAGTGGTGTTAAGTATCACATCAGTAAGACACACTCACAG AACTGGTTTCGTGCAGCAACAAGTCAGATGGTCTCTGGTAACAAGAGTAAAGTCCTGGACAACGACGGGATTAAAGCTGAGGTGAGGAACGGTGCCACCACCGGTAAGAAGAGGGGCCGCAAGCCTAAAgagcgccccctggtggacGAGCCTCTTCAGACAAAACCAGAAGCCCTCGCCACCGCACAGAACTCAGCCCCACCAACCGTGACCCCTCCCTCGGGCTCAGCACAGCCCCCGGCCTCGATTTCTGATCCGACGGACAGTGACAGTCCGGTCCAGAACAGACAGCCTGTCCCCTCCGCCACCAGACGAAGCAAACCCAAGAGAATCTCTCTGCCAGAGTAG
- the znf512b gene encoding zinc finger protein 512B isoform X3: MKKRGSNGKHREGAEAISLQSAVSEVHTSSGSMCDEQADGKRKGRPKTEAQELRNIPAHLIVQWKEEFKRRSRVKCPCSGCWLEFPSIYGVKYHYQRCQGPTVAEKLSHGCPYCEAVFATKVRLEKHKLWNHPDKVSKEPKEEQPKLHSIPDKFNTKKRPMENSPPSPVFFKVKKTHEVSTPSQNGELAHQRSERRQHIQSQPSQQIHQSQPVQQQSQSQSTSSDAGGSESEGGSLPSSFHDEDPERMRHRRKQKTPKKFTGEQPSISGTFGLKGMTKVEEKLKAGRVKRSEGCGFSEEPQRRPASSQSSKKEPATANSGGVSDTQWQRTISERGEVVCPTCSIVTRKTIHGLKKHMEICQKLQDALKCQQCQKQFRSKAGLNYHTMAEHSTKPSGSEGQTGNEHKERERLRRVLKQMGRIKCPSEGCSAHFSSLIGYQYHQQRCGRDFSDDEQPVFLCQHCGKSYRSKAGRDYHVRTEHPPAITATTATNNYKDNVTDTNNNTGKDRISCCSFKAVSEESAPGGKRKEQNPPERRDWQEKTPSSQSKEKELDKEREREQEREKAAQLKSQEDFERTPSGRVRRQSAQVAVFHLQEIAEDELAKDWGTKRRIKDDLVPDSKRLNYTRPGLPNFSPELLETWKNQVKEKGFICCTNTNCEAVYSSVSGLKAHLANCSQGGGEMGKYTCLICQKEFNSESGVKYHISKTHSQNWFRAATSQMVSGNKSKVLDNDGIKAEVRNGATTGKKRGRKPKERPLVDEPLQTKPEALATAQNSAPPTVTPPSGSAQPPASISDPTDSDSPVQNRQPVPSATRRSKPKRISLPE, translated from the exons ATGAAGAAAAGGGGGAGCAACGGAAAGCACAGAGAGGGAGCTGAGGCAATCAGTCTGCAGTCTGCTGTGTCAGAGGTTCACACAAGCTCTG GTTCAATGTGTGATGAACAAGCGGACGGGAAGAGGAAAGGTCGGCCTAAAACGGAAGCGCAGGAGCTGAGAAACATCCCT GCCCATTTGATAGTACAATGGAAGGAAGAGTTTAAGCGCCGATCCAGGGTTAAATGTCCGTGCTCGGGATGTTGGTTAGAGTTTCCCAGCATCTATGGCGTCAAGTACCACTATCAGCGCTGCCAGGGG CCCACTGTAGCTGAGAAGCTGAGTCATGGCTGTCCTTACTGTGAAGCAGTGTTTGCTACAAAAGTGCGGCTGGAGAAGCACAAGTTGTGGAATCACCCAGACAAGGTTAGCAAGGAGCCCAAGGAAGAGCAGCCTAAGCTTCATTCGATTCCTGACAAGttcaacacaaagaaaag GCCCATGGAGAACAGTCCTCCCTCTCCGGTGTTCTTCAAAGTGAAAAAGACTCACGAGGTGTCTACGCCCTCCCAGAATGGAGAACTGGCCCACCAGAGGAGCGAGAGGAGACAGCACATCCAGAGCCAGCCTTCACAGCAGATTCATCAGTCCCAGCCAGTTCAGCAGCAGTCGCAGTCCCAAAGCACATCATCCGACGCAGGAGGAAGCGAAAGTGAGGGGGGCAGCCTTCCCTCTTCTTTTCACGACGAAGACCCAGAGCGAATGAGGCACA GGCGGAAACAAAAAACCCCTAAGAAATTCACCGGCGAGCAGCCGTCCATTTCTGGAACGTTTGGATTAAAAG GCATGACTAAGGtggaggagaagctgaaggCAGGTCGCGTGAAAAGATCCGAGGGATGCGGTTTCAGTGAGGAGCCTCAGAGAAGACCTGCGTCGAGTCAGTCGTCCAAGAAGGAGCCAGCCACAGCGAACTCCG GTGGAGTTTCAGACACTCAGTGGCAGCGAACAATCTCAGAGCGAGGTGAAGTGGTGTGTCCAACCTGCTCCATTGTCACGAGGAAAACAATTCATGGCCTCAAGAAACACATGGAGATCTGCCAAAAG CTCCAGGATGCCCTGAAGTGCCAGCAGTGCCAGAAACAGTTCAGGTCCAAGGCCGGCCTCAACTACCACACCATGGCTGAGCACAGCACCAAG CCCTCAGGGAGCGAAGGCCAGACAGGCAACGAACACAAGGAGAGAGAACGGCTGCGCCGAGTGCTCAAACAGATGGGGCGAATCAAGTGTCCTAGTGAG gGCTGTTCAGCCCATTTTTCCAGTCTGATAGGCTACCAGTATCACCAGCAGCGTTGTGGAAGAGACTTTTCTGACGATGAGCAGCCTGTGTTTCTGTGCCAGCACTGTGGAAAAAGCTACCGCTCCAAGGCAGGCCGAGACTACCACGTACGCACCGAACACCCCCCGGCCATCACCGCCACCACAGCCACCAACAACTACAAGGACAACGTCACTGACACCAACAACAACACCGGCAAGGACAGG ATCTCCTGCTGTTCTTTTAAGGCGGTTTCTGAGGAGTCTGCACCAGGAGGCAAGAGGAAGGAGCAAAACCCACCTGAGAGGAGGGATTGGCAGGAAAAGACACCGTCCAGCCAGTCCAAAGAGAAGGAGCTGGACAAGGAAAGGGAGAGAGAGCAGGAGAGGGAGAAAGCAGCACAACTAAAGAGCCAAGAGGACTTTGAAAGGACCCCCAGTGGCCGAGTGAGGCGGCAGTCGGCTCAGGTGGCAGTGTTCCACCTGCAGGAGATCGCAGAGGACGAGCTGGCCAAAGACTGGGGCACCAAGCGACGCATCAAGGACGACCTGGTGCCTGACAGCAAGAGG TTAAACTACACTCGTCCTGGCCTCCCCAACTTCAGTCCAGAGCTACTAGAGACTTGGAAAAACCAAGTCAAGGAGAAAGGCTTCatctgctgcacaaacaca AATTGTGAAGCTGTTTATTCCAGCGTGTCCGGATTAAAAGCTCACCTTGCCAACTGCAGCcag GGCGGAGGTGAAATGGGGAAGTACACGTGTCTGATCTGTCAGAAGGAGTTTAACTCAGAGAGTGGTGTTAAGTATCACATCAGTAAGACACACTCACAG AACTGGTTTCGTGCAGCAACAAGTCAGATGGTCTCTGGTAACAAGAGTAAAGTCCTGGACAACGACGGGATTAAAGCTGAGGTGAGGAACGGTGCCACCACCGGTAAGAAGAGGGGCCGCAAGCCTAAAgagcgccccctggtggacGAGCCTCTTCAGACAAAACCAGAAGCCCTCGCCACCGCACAGAACTCAGCCCCACCAACCGTGACCCCTCCCTCGGGCTCAGCACAGCCCCCGGCCTCGATTTCTGATCCGACGGACAGTGACAGTCCGGTCCAGAACAGACAGCCTGTCCCCTCCGCCACCAGACGAAGCAAACCCAAGAGAATCTCTCTGCCAGAGTAG